DNA sequence from the Vibrio sp. BS-M-Sm-2 genome:
TTTTACTGTAAACACGCATAAAAAAGGCATCTCTCGATGCCATTAATTTGTCGATGCTAGATTTATGAAAAAGCGACCGATTACAAAGTCACTCCAGACTTAAAAATAGCTAACTCTCTGATTTCATTTCGTTCATTATTTGTCTTGCCACCACTAGCAATTGCTTCGACACAGTCAATGAATTGCTCTAGAAGGATATTCATCGATGTGTTTTCTACTAGTGCGCCAGCATTGAAATCAATCCAATGCGGTTTTTTAAGTGCTAGTTCAGAGTTTGTTGATACTTTCACTGTTGGAACAAAGCCTCCATAAGGTGTTCCTCGTCCCGTAGTAAAAAGAACCAAATGGCAACCACTCGCAGCAAGAGCTGAAGTGGCTACAGCATCATTTCCCGGAGCACTCAGAAGATTTAGCCCTGGTATAGATAGTGTATCCGCATAATTCAAAACATCGACTACAGGGCTACTACCCGCTTTTTGAGTACAGCCCATAGATTTGTCTTCCAACGTCGAGATACCACCTTTTTTATTGCCTGGTGATGGGTTCTCATAAATCGGTTGGTTATGGTCTATAAAATACTGTTTGAAGCCATTTATCATACCAACTGCTTTATCAAAGGTTTTTCTATCAATGCAGCGCTCAAACAGCAAGTGTTCAGCTCCAAACATTTCAGGCACCTCAGTCAGTACTGAAGTGCCTCCTAACCCGATAAGGTAGTCAGAAAAACGTCCTAGCATGGGGTTAGCCGTTATACCAGAAAGTCCATCTGAGCCTCCACACTCTAAGCCCACCTTCAACCGACCAAAGCTAATAGGTGTACGAGTATCCAGTTGAACGCTTTGATAAATAGATTCCAAATGGTTAACTGCTACTTCGATTTCGTCCTGTTCATTTTGAGCAATCATATACTGAACACGACTTTCATCAATGTCACCTACAAGCTCTTTAAAAGGACCGACTTGGTTATTCTCACAACCTAAGCCAATAACTAGCACTCCACCTGCATTTGGATGTTGAACCATGTTGGCCAGTATTTGACGAGTATTTTCATGGTCGTCGCCCAATTGAGAGCACCCGTAATTATGAGGAAATAAATGGACTCCATCACAACGTAATTCTGGATGATTTCGACGAAAGCGTTCAATAGCTTGTTTGGCTATACCATTAACACAACCAACTGTAGGTATAACCCAAATTTCATTACGTATTGCTACATCGCCATTATCTCGCTCATAACCTTGAAAGAATCGTTCTTCAATTGACGACGCTAACAAGTGAGGAAAACTCGGCGTATAAATATAGGTGTCTGTATCTGATAATTTGGTCGTCATATTATGAGTGTGAATCCACTCACCAACATCAATATCAGTCGAGGCAACTCCTATAGAGCTCCCATATTTAATGATATCTTCACCAGTGCCAATAGGTCTTAATGCCAACTTGCTACCACGGTCAACATCTTGAATTACGATGAGCTCTTGGCCGTCAATATTAAACTTGTCACCAGACTGAAGAGGTTGCAAACAAACTACAATATTGTCTTTTGAATTGATTTTGATGATTTTTTTCATGGGTATCCCAGTTAAGTGATTCCCGTCCGACTCATTTAGTTTACACATGAAGTTGTATTTTAATCAAATTAAAAACAGTCAAATTCTATCTACAACATATATCCACTGACTATTTCGAGAGTAATTACGCTATTTTTCTTTTAATACTGATTTTTTCAGAAATAAAAAACAGATAAAAAACAGATAAAAATGATCACTTACACGTTTGAGAATATTTTTAACTGTTTGAACGATACCTTCCCATAAACTCAATTCCAACTTCGATAACACCTGTCCGACACACAGAACTACCTATCGATTAGGGATATAAAATGACACAACTTAAT
Encoded proteins:
- a CDS encoding UxaA family hydrolase, with amino-acid sequence MKKIIKINSKDNIVVCLQPLQSGDKFNIDGQELIVIQDVDRGSKLALRPIGTGEDIIKYGSSIGVASTDIDVGEWIHTHNMTTKLSDTDTYIYTPSFPHLLASSIEERFFQGYERDNGDVAIRNEIWVIPTVGCVNGIAKQAIERFRRNHPELRCDGVHLFPHNYGCSQLGDDHENTRQILANMVQHPNAGGVLVIGLGCENNQVGPFKELVGDIDESRVQYMIAQNEQDEIEVAVNHLESIYQSVQLDTRTPISFGRLKVGLECGGSDGLSGITANPMLGRFSDYLIGLGGTSVLTEVPEMFGAEHLLFERCIDRKTFDKAVGMINGFKQYFIDHNQPIYENPSPGNKKGGISTLEDKSMGCTQKAGSSPVVDVLNYADTLSIPGLNLLSAPGNDAVATSALAASGCHLVLFTTGRGTPYGGFVPTVKVSTNSELALKKPHWIDFNAGALVENTSMNILLEQFIDCVEAIASGGKTNNERNEIRELAIFKSGVTL